GGTTTCTCACCACGCCGACTTTTCTGGCGCCTTCCGGCTGAGGGGAAATCACCGGCTTCATTTTCAACATATCGCCAAAGAAAGCGCCCGTCTTGGAAAGCCTGCCGCCCTGGGCGAGATACTGGAGTTTTTCCAGGAAAACATATTCTTCACAGGTTTCCACCGCTTTTTTCACAAAGGCCAGCGTTTTTTCCATATCGCCGGTTTGCGTCAGATATTTCTGTGTCGCGAGAACTATGGCGCCCAGCCTGCCTGACGCAGCCCCCGTATCAATCACCTGAAGTCTGTTTTCCGGATCATGATCCTTCTTCCAATCGAGGGCCACGCTATAGTTGCCTGTAAAGACAGACCCGACACAGAGATAAAGAACCTTTTCAAACCGCGCCGTCGCCGCGGCGTAATGCTCGTGCCTTTCAAATACGGAAGCCTGCGACGTGGAAACCCTTGTTCCCGCAAGCATCGTGCGGTAGAGTTCGTCGGGATGAAAGCAGGTCTCGGGCAGCGACTTTTCGCCGACATTGAGATAACTGTTTAAAAGCGTAAAGCCATACTGCTTCGCATCGTCACGGGTCAGCGACCCAGCGGCGTCCGTCATGATATGCAGCCCGGACTCGGCGGGTGCATTCAAAAACCGCGTGATTTGCGCGGATAGATTATCATCCTCCCAGTTCATCACAGAGCCGAATGCGCTCATTTGAGCTTTGATCTTTTCCTTATCGTCCGTATGCAGGTGGATCTTGTAGAGATCGCCTTCGTGAATGATGACGGCGCTGTCCTGGCCGCCTGCAAGTTTAACCAGCTCGGCGGTCGACGTATCAGCCTTTACCACAAAGTCAACACAGTAACCGGATTCCGAGATCTCATGAAACGTGGATGAAATTTTCAGGCGGCCCCGGAAGATATCCGTCACCGGACGAAAATGATCGGCATGGCCCCAAAGCGTCTGGAAAAAACCTTCGAAAAAAATATACATACCCAGGGCGCCCGCGTCCACGACGCCTGCCTCTTTTAATTTCGGCAATATGTTCCCGGTTTCGTGCACGGCCTGCGCCAAATGCGACATAATCCGATCCGCACAGGCTGGATCGGAGGCAAAATCCTGCCGGCCGAGGATGTCTTCGAGCGCGTTAAAGACGGAGAGCATGGTGCCGAGCCTCGGATCACCGACGGCCTTCCAGGCTCTGGCATTTCCCTCCTGCACCGCCGTCTTCAGCTGAGGAACCCCCTCCATGGCGTAAAAAGCCGAAAAGAACTGTGACGCGATGTTGCCGGAATTGCCCCGCGCGGCCATCAGCAGTTGGCGGACGACTTTATCTTTTTCGCCGCCTGCAAAACGAAGCGGCGACAGGCTGATGGAGAGATTCCGGCCCGTATCGCCGTCGGCCACGGGATACACATTAATCGCGTCGAGCAAATCCGCCCATGCCATGACGCGCTCCACGCCGGCTACAAATGATTTTTGAAGAAGATCATCCATGGTTAATATCCCAGGAGATTGCGAATGTCCCGGGGAATGGAAAACAGGGTTTCCATTTCCGGCGTTTTCACCGCAACCTGTTCCGTGCGTCCGCGGGCGCAGACACTGCCGTCCTGAGTCTTGCGGATTTCAAAATCCACAACCAGTTTGATATTGGCGTCAACCAGCGTTGCTTTACAGATCACGCAGTCGCGGTGCTTGAGCGGGAAAATATGCTTGGTTGC
This portion of the Deltaproteobacteria bacterium HGW-Deltaproteobacteria-6 genome encodes:
- a CDS encoding acyl-CoA thioesterase: MSADKKSFEVKISVPFFDLDPMQIVWHGNYLNYFELARAELFLHYGVDLYSYYEREKIIFPIIRTATKHIFPLKHRDCVICKATLVDANIKLVVDFEIRKTQDGSVCARGRTEQVAVKTPEMETLFSIPRDIRNLLGY